The following proteins come from a genomic window of Mycolicibacterium rufum:
- a CDS encoding glycosyltransferase family 4 protein produces MTDRRVDLLFDARHIRQSGIGTYIATLLPSLEETFVKRGLSLAVLANEGAVPEVQHATVVTAAPAVMYTVGEQRVWAHALSTARPRGFWVPHYPFPFAALRHRGMKLFTTVHDTMHVRPAEISGQSTARRAYARTMFRLDGRFADLVFTPSEATATTLRALSPRARTMVTPIPVDEEWFAPVDPALSPVSGPYVLYVGNAKWHKNLPLLLTAFGDVAGEVPHRLVIAGSGEALRGGDERVPALAAALGDRVQVMGRLDFAVLRALVAGADLLVMPSLHEGAGLPPIEAMASHTAVLASDIPALRETCGDGADYFDPTDRAGLAALLRALCRDEDARAKLAARGWAHVTARQAGLSLAPAAEAVAEMVRLGS; encoded by the coding sequence TTGACCGACCGCCGGGTCGATCTGCTGTTCGACGCACGGCACATCCGGCAGAGCGGCATTGGGACCTACATCGCGACGCTGCTGCCGAGCCTGGAGGAGACGTTCGTCAAGCGCGGGCTGTCGCTGGCTGTATTGGCCAACGAGGGTGCGGTGCCGGAGGTGCAGCACGCCACCGTCGTGACGGCCGCGCCGGCGGTGATGTACACGGTGGGCGAGCAGAGGGTGTGGGCTCATGCGTTGAGCACGGCGCGGCCGCGCGGGTTCTGGGTGCCGCACTACCCGTTTCCGTTCGCGGCGCTGCGGCATCGCGGTATGAAGCTGTTCACGACCGTGCACGACACGATGCATGTGCGGCCGGCGGAGATCAGCGGGCAGAGCACGGCGCGGCGGGCGTATGCGCGCACCATGTTCCGGCTGGACGGGCGATTCGCTGATCTGGTGTTCACGCCGTCGGAGGCGACGGCGACGACGTTGAGGGCGTTGTCACCGCGCGCCCGGACGATGGTGACGCCGATTCCGGTGGACGAGGAGTGGTTCGCGCCCGTCGACCCGGCGCTGTCTCCTGTATCCGGGCCGTATGTGCTGTACGTCGGGAATGCCAAGTGGCACAAGAACCTCCCGCTGCTGCTGACGGCGTTCGGGGATGTGGCCGGCGAGGTGCCGCACCGGCTGGTGATCGCGGGCAGCGGGGAGGCGCTGCGCGGCGGTGACGAGCGGGTGCCGGCGCTGGCCGCCGCGCTGGGGGACCGGGTGCAGGTGATGGGCCGGCTCGACTTCGCGGTGCTGCGGGCGCTGGTGGCCGGCGCGGACCTGCTCGTGATGCCGTCGCTGCACGAGGGGGCGGGCCTGCCGCCGATCGAGGCGATGGCGTCGCACACCGCGGTGCTCGCGTCGGACATCCCGGCGCTGCGGGAGACGTGCGGGGACGGCGCGGACTACTTCGACCCGACCGATCGTGCGGGACTGGCCGCGCTGCTGCGGGCGCTCTGCCGGGACGAGGACGCGCGGGCCAAGCTGGCGGCCCGGGGGTGGGCGCACGTGACGGCGCGGCAGGCGGGGTTGTCGTTGGCGCCGGCTGCGGAGGCGGTGGCGGAAATGGTGCGCCTCGGGAGTTGA
- a CDS encoding glycosyltransferase family 4 protein gives MRFAFLTELYFPSVGGQEVFFQELGEAMVRRGHTVDVYCIGHVGGLADVEVMNGVTVHREANSGRYKAPRIKALRRNWSDITRYSARIRRVAAQGKHDFYLLNEWPLMHVLALPGKVRPRSALHWCEIREDPLLRTLQAQFPKLVGSNFAVGEAVAATIIEQSGRPCGVLPSGIEASRYRVAPESERAGALYVGRLAQHKNLPLLIDAFALAVDRGFRGDLTIAGDGPSRADIESYAAQSPAAARVHVLGSVDEAKKLALLSESSVLGMPSRREGFPRVIAEAMASGLPVVTADFSENGGKHVVKQYGAGVVCGTQPVDFAEALLDAQAGWETYSRGGQAGALDLDWSHIAEKLEKHAERQMSRGER, from the coding sequence ATGCGGTTCGCGTTTCTGACCGAGTTGTATTTCCCGAGCGTCGGTGGCCAGGAAGTGTTCTTCCAGGAGTTGGGCGAGGCGATGGTGCGGCGTGGTCACACCGTCGACGTCTACTGCATCGGGCATGTGGGCGGCCTGGCCGACGTCGAGGTGATGAACGGCGTCACCGTGCACCGCGAAGCCAATTCCGGTCGGTACAAGGCACCCCGGATCAAGGCGCTGCGGCGGAACTGGTCGGACATCACCCGATACAGCGCACGGATCCGTCGCGTCGCCGCGCAGGGCAAGCATGACTTCTACCTGCTCAACGAGTGGCCGCTGATGCACGTGCTGGCCCTTCCTGGCAAAGTTCGGCCGCGAAGTGCGTTGCACTGGTGCGAGATTCGGGAAGACCCGCTGCTGCGCACGCTGCAGGCGCAGTTCCCGAAGCTGGTGGGCTCGAATTTCGCGGTCGGTGAGGCGGTCGCGGCCACCATCATCGAGCAGTCCGGGCGCCCCTGCGGGGTGCTGCCCAGCGGGATCGAAGCGTCTCGGTACCGGGTGGCGCCGGAGAGCGAGCGTGCCGGCGCTCTGTACGTCGGGCGGCTGGCGCAGCACAAGAACCTGCCGTTGCTCATCGACGCCTTCGCGCTGGCGGTCGACCGCGGCTTCCGCGGTGATCTGACCATCGCCGGGGACGGGCCGTCCCGCGCGGATATCGAGAGCTACGCCGCGCAGAGCCCGGCCGCGGCACGGGTGCACGTGCTCGGCTCAGTGGACGAGGCGAAGAAACTCGCACTGCTCTCGGAGTCGTCGGTGCTGGGCATGCCGAGCCGCCGTGAGGGCTTCCCGCGGGTGATCGCCGAGGCCATGGCGAGCGGCCTTCCCGTCGTGACGGCCGACTTCTCGGAGAACGGCGGCAAGCACGTCGTCAAGCAGTACGGCGCGGGCGTGGTGTGCGGCACCCAGCCCGTCGACTTCGCCGAGGCGCTGCTGGACGCGCAGGCGGGCTGGGAGACCTACTCCCGAGGGGGTCAAGCAGGAGCCCTGGACCTGGACTGGTCCCACATTGCGGAGAAGCTCGAGAAGCATGCCGAACGGCAGATGTCCAGAGGGGAGCGGTAG
- a CDS encoding NAD-dependent epimerase/dehydratase family protein: protein MKVMVTGGAGFVGKELVQTLRDSAEVLVADLLRYGTPDWLAGDLDGFGFERVDIRDAAATKAVVERFAPDVVVHLAAIHYIPECDADPANAVATNVTGTVNVLSALAPGTRFVFASSGAVYQPDEAPHRERDSVVAPVDIYGITKDQGEDYVRMFAESRGIAGVIVRLFNVIGPGETNPHLLPAIVAQLRDKPDAINLGNTWPKRDYIDVQDAAGGFAAAALGAAPEPGGYEIVNLGSGQQYSVDDIVNRMRSVLGLEFEVRQDPSRMRAVDRPYLGADISRIGELFGWAPKWELDETLKRMWANPDFLPQLEGRLT, encoded by the coding sequence ATGAAGGTCATGGTCACGGGCGGAGCGGGTTTCGTCGGCAAGGAGCTGGTGCAGACGCTGCGGGACAGTGCGGAGGTGCTGGTGGCCGACCTGCTGCGGTACGGCACCCCCGACTGGCTCGCCGGCGACCTGGACGGGTTCGGCTTCGAACGGGTCGACATCCGGGATGCTGCGGCGACGAAGGCGGTGGTCGAGCGGTTCGCTCCTGACGTGGTGGTGCACCTGGCGGCCATCCACTACATCCCGGAATGCGACGCCGATCCGGCGAATGCGGTGGCCACCAACGTGACCGGCACGGTGAACGTGCTCTCCGCGCTCGCGCCCGGCACCCGTTTCGTGTTCGCCAGCAGCGGTGCGGTGTATCAGCCGGACGAGGCGCCGCACCGTGAACGGGACTCCGTGGTGGCCCCGGTCGACATCTACGGCATCACCAAGGACCAGGGTGAGGACTACGTGCGGATGTTCGCCGAGAGCCGCGGCATCGCCGGGGTGATCGTGCGGCTGTTCAACGTCATCGGCCCCGGGGAGACCAACCCGCATCTGCTGCCGGCGATCGTCGCGCAGCTGCGGGACAAGCCCGACGCGATCAACCTCGGCAACACCTGGCCGAAGCGCGACTACATCGACGTGCAGGACGCCGCGGGCGGTTTCGCCGCGGCCGCGCTGGGTGCCGCTCCCGAGCCGGGCGGGTACGAGATCGTCAATCTGGGGAGCGGGCAGCAGTATTCGGTGGACGACATCGTCAACCGGATGCGTTCGGTGCTCGGGCTGGAGTTCGAGGTGCGGCAGGACCCGAGCCGGATGCGGGCGGTCGACCGACCGTATTTGGGGGCTGACATCTCGCGCATCGGCGAGCTGTTCGGGTGGGCGCCGAAGTGGGAGCTCGATGAGACGCTGAAGCGGATGTGGGCCAATCCCGATTTCCTGCCGCAGCTCGAAGGCCGGTTGACTTGA
- a CDS encoding glycosyltransferase family 2 protein, with amino-acid sequence MGARDPRFGIAVTTVGRWAPLRDLLGDLAAQTRPPAAVAIAHHDPAGATELNAVIAPFADTLTIRTVLSDRGISNGRNAAAAALGDDVDWLWFPNDTSRVDADFLERAAQHCAPPATVCAGRLIDREGPRNPLPPPGTALTKRSAWGAIEPATLFRRDAFTAVGGFDPGRGSGADTPWQSAEGPDLLLRMAARDGFTIVWADELVVHAQTEFAHLPPEERRRKLRNYGRGAGNVLRTWHYPFWYKAAHLVAAALMPVRNPAKFGPRDALALLVGRAEGLAGRPLRREADTRAILR; translated from the coding sequence ATGGGGGCACGCGATCCACGCTTCGGCATCGCCGTCACCACGGTGGGTCGCTGGGCGCCGCTGCGCGATCTGCTCGGTGATCTCGCCGCGCAGACCCGGCCGCCGGCCGCCGTCGCGATCGCCCACCACGACCCCGCCGGCGCGACGGAACTCAACGCGGTGATCGCCCCGTTCGCCGACACGCTGACCATCCGCACCGTCCTCAGCGACCGCGGGATCTCCAACGGCCGCAACGCCGCCGCGGCAGCGCTCGGCGACGACGTCGACTGGTTGTGGTTCCCCAACGACACCAGCCGTGTCGACGCCGACTTCCTCGAGCGCGCCGCGCAGCACTGCGCGCCGCCCGCGACCGTGTGCGCGGGACGACTGATCGACCGGGAGGGCCCGCGCAATCCCCTGCCCCCACCGGGAACCGCTCTGACCAAGCGCAGCGCCTGGGGTGCGATCGAGCCGGCCACCCTGTTCCGCCGCGACGCCTTCACCGCGGTCGGCGGCTTCGACCCGGGCCGTGGATCGGGCGCGGACACGCCGTGGCAGTCGGCCGAAGGACCCGATCTGCTGCTGCGCATGGCCGCACGCGACGGCTTCACCATCGTGTGGGCCGATGAGCTCGTGGTGCACGCGCAGACCGAGTTCGCCCATCTGCCGCCCGAGGAACGGCGCCGCAAGCTGCGCAACTACGGCCGCGGCGCCGGAAACGTGCTGCGCACATGGCATTACCCGTTCTGGTACAAGGCCGCGCACCTGGTGGCCGCGGCGCTGATGCCGGTGCGCAACCCCGCGAAGTTCGGCCCCCGCGACGCCTTGGCGCTGCTGGTCGGCCGGGCCGAGGGACTGGCGGGCAGGCCGTTGCGCCGGGAAGCCGACACCCGTGCGATCCTGCGCTAG